A single window of Archangium gephyra DNA harbors:
- a CDS encoding polymer-forming cytoskeletal protein — MKPFNTRGLLLSAALLASPLALAQTQDTDTQAEDLISVHARGTLKDVLQELSEEGGLNLVLIGPMDAPAEVYLNGVSARQALRTVARAHSLQLDEQDGIFTVRATGAEPAPGSAVAPVPPVPPVPSVAPPLPPMPRHDADAVAESAVDEDEVKERMRQKMKEARKSSNGSRDVVARGRSLEVKEGESVDSAVVYGGNLTVKGHVEDDAVVFGGNLEITGHVEGDAHAFGGNVVLGPGAVVEGDVSSFGGAVLKQDGARVEGSTESFGGAKLGKVISGELKHGLKKAKHPHADSDGDEQEERDNGGGFAAFLIQFAVMFGLGFLGQMLFPARMKALAADIQSKPLAGGAVGLAGAVALIPAAIPLFVVSIVLAVTIIGIPVAVALWLLPPLAAAVGFTAVASSIGTRLPVMRGRKTQAMVMALGLLILLVLARIPVLGPLVVVAAALVGFGAVIRTQLGRRPRGIPEPIISDHIPV; from the coding sequence ATGAAACCCTTCAATACCCGGGGCCTGCTGCTCTCCGCCGCCCTGCTCGCCTCTCCCCTTGCCCTCGCCCAGACGCAGGACACCGACACGCAGGCCGAGGACCTCATCAGCGTCCATGCCCGCGGCACGCTGAAGGACGTGCTCCAGGAGCTCTCCGAGGAAGGCGGGCTCAACCTGGTGCTCATCGGCCCGATGGACGCGCCCGCCGAGGTCTACCTCAATGGCGTCAGCGCCCGGCAGGCCCTGCGCACCGTGGCCCGCGCCCACTCGCTGCAGCTGGACGAGCAGGACGGCATCTTCACGGTGCGCGCCACGGGCGCGGAGCCGGCCCCCGGAAGCGCGGTGGCGCCCGTGCCTCCGGTTCCTCCCGTGCCCTCCGTGGCACCTCCCCTGCCTCCCATGCCCCGGCACGACGCGGACGCGGTGGCCGAGAGCGCCGTGGACGAGGACGAGGTGAAGGAGCGCATGCGCCAGAAGATGAAGGAGGCGCGCAAGTCCAGCAACGGCTCGCGTGACGTGGTGGCCCGCGGCCGCTCCCTGGAAGTGAAGGAGGGCGAGTCGGTGGACAGCGCCGTCGTCTACGGCGGCAACCTGACGGTGAAGGGGCACGTGGAGGACGACGCGGTCGTCTTCGGCGGCAACCTGGAGATCACCGGCCACGTGGAGGGAGACGCCCACGCCTTCGGCGGCAACGTGGTGCTCGGCCCGGGCGCCGTGGTGGAGGGAGACGTCTCGTCCTTCGGCGGTGCCGTCCTCAAGCAGGACGGGGCGCGTGTCGAGGGCAGCACCGAGTCCTTCGGCGGCGCGAAGCTCGGCAAGGTGATCTCCGGCGAGCTGAAGCACGGCCTGAAGAAGGCCAAGCACCCGCACGCCGACAGTGACGGGGACGAGCAGGAGGAGCGGGACAACGGCGGCGGCTTCGCCGCCTTCCTCATCCAGTTCGCGGTGATGTTCGGGCTGGGCTTCCTGGGGCAGATGCTCTTCCCGGCGCGGATGAAGGCGCTGGCGGCGGACATCCAGTCGAAGCCGCTCGCGGGCGGTGCGGTGGGACTGGCGGGAGCGGTGGCGCTGATTCCCGCGGCCATCCCCCTGTTCGTGGTGTCGATCGTCCTCGCGGTGACCATCATCGGCATCCCGGTGGCGGTGGCGCTGTGGCTGCTCCCGCCCCTGGCGGCGGCGGTGGGCTTCACGGCGGTGGCGAGCAGCATCGGCACGCGGCTGCCGGTGATGCGCGGCCGCAAGACGCAGGCGATGGTGATGGCGCTGGGACTGCTGATCCTGCTGGTGTTGGCGCGGATTCCGGTGCTGGGACCGCTGGTGGTGGTGGCGGCGGCGCTGGTGGGCTTCGGCGCGGTCATCCGCACCCAGCTCGGACGCCGCCCGCGGGGCATCCCGGAGCCCATCATCTCCGACCACATCCCGGTCTGA
- a CDS encoding DoxX family membrane protein: MLAGYFVTFILAAVLIAVCAHWPHTVGRLVLGWIFLLAGAVNLMFVLLSPGMYVEGFGPTAIPLYQEFIEGPFARNPALFVVPIALGQLLCGLWVLFGRGLWVRLGLVGCMVFLVAITGLGVGCAFPANLALAMGPALLLRHRFPHSALHALHRRHHPGGGFPAGR; encoded by the coding sequence ATGCTCGCCGGTTACTTCGTCACATTCATCCTGGCCGCCGTGCTCATCGCCGTCTGTGCCCACTGGCCCCATACGGTGGGCCGCCTCGTGCTGGGCTGGATCTTCCTGCTCGCGGGGGCCGTCAACCTCATGTTCGTGCTCCTGAGTCCGGGGATGTACGTGGAGGGCTTCGGGCCCACGGCCATTCCGCTCTACCAGGAGTTCATCGAGGGGCCGTTCGCCCGGAACCCCGCGCTCTTCGTGGTGCCCATCGCCCTGGGGCAGTTGCTGTGCGGCCTCTGGGTGCTGTTCGGCCGGGGCCTCTGGGTGCGGCTGGGCCTGGTGGGCTGCATGGTGTTCCTCGTGGCGATCACCGGGCTCGGCGTGGGGTGCGCGTTCCCGGCCAACCTGGCGCTGGCGATGGGCCCCGCGCTCCTGTTGCGGCACCGGTTCCCCCACAGCGCGCTGCATGCGCTGCACCGCAGGCACCACCCGGGCGGGGGATTTCCGGCCGGCCGGTGA
- a CDS encoding (2Fe-2S)-binding protein — MRRLPDAAARGESITLDLEGETVPAVEGEPVACSLVAAGESVLARSIKYHRARGPYCFSGACSHCLMRVDGVPNVYTCRTPARAGMKLERQNAYPSAKVDVFEAIDWFFPNGLDHHEMFAGVPVAEQVMAKVARQLAGLGLLPASPAPERMPVQTLRTRVALVGGGAAGLAAAQVLTSKNVSFLLFERESVLGGRLIAGAPEPDAPKMMDVATLPPGSVRTRATVIGLYDDEAGRFLAVVADGPEGLRLLKVYAERFLLTPGGHPPLLPFENNDLPGVYAGRAASLLMRRYGVAPEVAALVGWGPELYALARLMAEHGTKVAAVVDLKGPVPSGAPAGATQGSEPKAHGRNEVSGFSYTNASGKRVKVDCDAVLVAVATSPSFELARQGGAKVEFDEAREVFAVVADADGRTAAKDVFVAGDVTGGRSAAEAAADGGRAAEALVGSLTGGQS, encoded by the coding sequence ATGCGTCGCCTCCCAGATGCCGCCGCGCGCGGCGAGTCCATCACCTTGGACCTCGAGGGTGAGACGGTTCCCGCCGTCGAGGGCGAGCCGGTCGCGTGCTCGCTCGTCGCCGCCGGTGAGTCCGTGCTCGCTCGCTCCATCAAGTACCACCGCGCCCGCGGGCCCTACTGCTTCTCCGGCGCGTGCTCGCACTGCCTCATGCGTGTGGATGGCGTGCCCAACGTCTACACCTGCCGCACCCCGGCCCGCGCGGGCATGAAGCTGGAGCGGCAGAACGCCTACCCCTCCGCGAAGGTGGATGTCTTCGAGGCGATCGACTGGTTCTTCCCCAACGGGTTGGATCACCACGAGATGTTCGCCGGTGTGCCCGTGGCCGAGCAGGTCATGGCCAAGGTGGCGCGCCAGCTCGCGGGCCTCGGACTGCTGCCGGCCTCCCCCGCTCCCGAGCGCATGCCCGTGCAGACGCTGCGCACGCGCGTGGCGCTGGTCGGCGGTGGCGCGGCGGGCCTGGCGGCGGCGCAGGTGCTCACCAGCAAGAACGTGTCCTTCCTCCTCTTCGAGCGCGAGAGCGTGCTGGGTGGCCGCCTCATCGCGGGCGCACCAGAGCCGGATGCGCCGAAGATGATGGACGTTGCAACCCTGCCCCCCGGCAGCGTGCGCACGCGGGCCACGGTGATCGGCCTGTATGACGACGAGGCGGGCCGCTTCCTGGCGGTGGTGGCGGACGGGCCGGAGGGGCTGCGGCTCCTCAAGGTGTACGCCGAGCGCTTCCTGCTGACGCCGGGAGGCCACCCGCCGCTGCTGCCCTTCGAGAACAATGATCTCCCGGGTGTGTACGCGGGCCGGGCGGCGAGCCTGCTCATGCGCCGCTACGGCGTGGCGCCCGAGGTGGCGGCGCTGGTGGGCTGGGGCCCCGAGCTGTACGCGCTGGCGCGGTTGATGGCGGAGCACGGCACGAAGGTGGCGGCGGTGGTGGACCTGAAGGGCCCGGTGCCCTCGGGCGCGCCGGCCGGAGCCACCCAGGGCAGCGAGCCCAAGGCCCACGGCCGCAACGAGGTGAGTGGCTTCAGCTACACGAACGCCTCGGGCAAGCGGGTGAAGGTGGACTGTGACGCGGTGCTGGTGGCGGTGGCCACGAGCCCGAGCTTCGAGCTGGCCCGCCAGGGCGGCGCGAAGGTGGAGTTCGACGAGGCGCGCGAGGTGTTCGCGGTGGTGGCGGACGCGGACGGACGCACCGCGGCGAAGGACGTGTTCGTGGCCGGCGACGTGACGGGCGGGAGGAGCGCGGCGGAGGCGGCGGCGGATGGCGGGCGCGCGGCCGAGGCGCTCGTGGGCTCGCTCACGGGAGGGCAGTCATGA